The genomic window ATCCCCTTGGCATCGGCGGCCATGTTCCCGTAGAGCTTCATCCGATCGAGCATGGCCGCATACTGGGAGCGAGTCAGCGGCGCCTGCTCGTAGTAGTCTCCGTCGACCCGGAATCGGACGCGAACATGGCTCTCCTTTGGCTCCAATGAGATATCACTCGCCCCCATATCGAGCGCCGAGCTGAGGATCGCATCGAAGAGGACAATTCCGGAGCGGTTGAGGTTGAGCACCTCCGTCGCGGGCCAGCTCCGCACATGGAGGGGATCGCCGGAGAGAATTCCCGAGCTCTCCTTCCCTTTCTCGACCTTGGCCTGGAGCTGCGCAAAGTGCCTTGGGCCGCAGGCAACCGGATGGATCTTGGCCCGGAGGGTCTCGATCAGGCGGTCGGTCAAGGACGAGGAGAAGACCTCGGGGGTGAGCACCCAGGCGTGGGTTTGTGAGCGGCGCCACAGGAGCGCATGGTCGCATCCCGGGATCGGGCTCGCCTGGGCAGCCGCCCCGGCGGGGACGACCGGATGCGGCTCTCGGCCGAAGAGGATTTCTTCCAAGAGCGCGCCAAGCGATGGATAGAGGGCGGGGTCGAGGCCGAGCCGCTTGGCCCACGCCTCGCGCTCCTCCTCTTGCCAGTCGGGAAAGCCCGCCGTCTCCTGCTCGATCCGGACCGCCAATGCGCCATAGTCGCCGGGAGCGAGAAGAAAGAAGGCTCGCCGCTTGTTGGGAAGCGCGCCGGCGGCAAAGGATTCCAGCTCCTCGAGCCGAAAGGGGTTGAGGATTCCGATGCACCAGACCGGCTCCTCCCAGAGAAGGATGCCATGCAGCTCTCGCTGCAGCCGTCTGCCGACGGCCGAAAAAGCGACCTCGGGCAACGGGTGCCCCGGATCGGCGGGATAGAGAGGGGGCCAGCCGGGCTGCCCGGCACAGGCCTCCGCCCACCGCTCCCACGGAAGAGCGCGACTGTGACGCACCAGCGCCTCTTCCAAATCGAAGGAGGCCCTTTCCGCGTGCCAGGCCTTGAGGACATCCACCAGAACGAGTCGACTCCGGATGAGAAAGGACTCCAAGCGGGCAGCCGCTGGCGCTGCATTTCGAGAAGGAGAGGAGAGGGGCCGAGAAGTCGGGGCAAGCGTCAAGTGCGTCTTCCTTTTGTTCAGGCAATAGGACTGCGGCGTCATGAGCGCGGACGATCGGCGGCGGCCACTCTGTGGCGCAGCGCAAGGAGAGGCGTGCAAAACCGATGGGAGCCCATGGCGGCCCCACTCCAAAGCGCCGGACCCGGTGTCCTATTAGGGGAGCAGCCATCCATGAATTTGAGAGCCACGACCGCACACGAAGTTCGTCCGCCGGAGCGCGAACGGGATGTCCACTATCCGGCAAGGAAGCTGCGGCTTCCCGCCTTCCTCCGCCCTGTCTGGGAATGGAAGGAAGATCTCGCCATCGTCAACACCTGGCTCCTCATCATCAGCAGCCTCGAAGGAGTCGCCCTGATCGTTCTCGGCTTCGCGCTCTGGGCCAAGGTGCACGAGCCCACTCGGGTGATTGTCGATCTCCCGGGCTACGTAGTTTGGCCGAAGGTCGAAGTGCTCGAGTTGCGGGAAGAGCTCCTCCGCACCTTTCTCAATCAAGTCGGAAAGGTGCTCTACGAGGTGAGTCCCGGCTCATACGAGATTCAGCAGGTCGTCGACAAGATCTCTCCCGGGATCGCCCAGGTCTTCCGCGACTACTACGGACCGATCGCGACCGGCCGCAACGCGGAGCGGATCGTCTGGAACCTCCGGGAGATCCGACGCTACGAGGACCCGAAGCGTCCCGGATATCTGACGGTGGCGGGCAAGTGCGACCGCGCCCGATACCGGATCGAAAACGGCGTCCACGATATCGTCAGCGAGCAGATCGTGATCCTCTTCTATTTGAGCCAAGTTCACAACACTCCGACGAACCCGCTCGGGTTGCGGCTCGAAGGGGTGGAGGAGATCAAGGGAGCGGAAGCCGATAAGGCCTGGGCGATGACGGCACCCTTCATCAATCCCGACCTGATCAAGCAGGAGCCGCTCCCCGGAGCCCGGGAAAAGAAGCCATGAACGCTAAGCGCGCCCTTTCGCTCGCCTTTCTCTTTCTTTCCCTTCCTTGGGGAAGCACCCTCTCCGCCGATCCCCTCCCAGCGGCACTTCCGTCGGGCACGATCCCGCAGCCGAACCTGCCCTCGGGTGTCAACGAGGCGCTGGCGAACCAGAACGGGCAGAACAAGCAGGTCGTCGAGGAAGAGGCTCCTCCTGTTCTGATCGACGGGAGACGGGCGGACGAGCTGAGTGAGGACGAGCTGCTTGGCTTTCTTCAGGGGAAGGTCCGAACGATCCAGCAAGGGGACGGGCAGGTGGAGATGCTGCGAATCGCTCCCGGATACCCGCTCGTCCTCGAATTCTCCGATCCGGTTTCCGGCTGGGAACTCGGTGATGGCAAGCTCGTTTCGGTCAAGCGCGCCTACCAATCCCTGATCCTTCGGGCCACCGAAGAGGGCGGGGACACCTCGCTCATCGTCTTTTTCGGCGGTGGGAAGACCAGACCCTACCATGTCTTCGTCGAGCAGTCCTTCGCGAAGGCGCAAACCATCGTTCGAGTCTCTCCCTTTGCCAAGCGGGATGGATTGCTGCAAAAGGCCTCGTGGAGCGGTGGCGCACAGCCCGGGCAATACGCGGATGTCGCCGAGGTCGCGCGAGTCGTGGAAAATTACGAGCTCCTCCTGCGCGAGGGCTCGATCACCCCGCGCGATATCCAGCGGCTCATCCTCTTTCACCGTTCCCAACTGACCGGCTTCGACTACTACTACCTCTACCGGTTCGCGTCCGGGCCCTTGGCCATCACCTTCTCCTGGCGGAATCCCTTTCCCTATCCGGTGCGCCTCGATGAATCGACGCTTCGGGTCGCGATCGGGCAGAGCCGGTTCATCCCCGACTTCGTCTCCCTGAACAAGGACAGGCTTCCGCCGAAGGCGGCCACCTCCGGATTTCTCATCCTCTTCGATCCGCCCTTTGCGCCCGAGCAGCCCTTTACCTTGGTCTGGAAACCGAAATGAGACGCGAAGCCGATCTGTAGGAGACTGTTCGCCATGCACCGAATCCGACCTCTTCTGAGCAAAGCCCGCGACTGGTTCCGGCAGCATCGGGAGCTGAGCCTCTTTGGGGCGATCGGCCTCCTGGTCCTGCTCCTCTTGGTTGGTGCCGATTATGGCGTGAACGCGCTCGCCCATCAACTGGTCGAGCATGCGCGGAGCGTCTATCGGCAACGGCAAGTGCCTACGCGCTTGGCGACGATTCCACAGAGCCGAGTCCTTGCCCGCAAGGAGCAGCCTCCCGCCCGCAAGGAGCCGGTTCTCGTCGTGCAAAAGAACCCTGCGGGTCCGGCTCCGTCGGTTGTGCCCCTCGACGTGGCCAAGGCGCATGAAAAGCCGCCGGAGAGCCCAACCGCCCCGATTCAGATCAACCCGCCTCCCAAGGAAAAGGAGAGAAACTCCCTGGGGCCACTCGAAGGGGCCCCGCCCAATCGCCAAGCACCGGTCCCCACTGGGCTGGTCAACCAGCATGCCCTTGTCGACGGCTCCGGGGAGAGCACTCCTGTCTTCACCCGGGTGGCCAAGAAGCGCTACCTCTTCCGCAACCTGACGGACTCGGCCGTGGAGACGAGCGCAGGGGGCAAGGGAGAGGAAGATGAGCGCTCGAAGATCAATCTCGATACCTTTGCCCCGCGCGGTGAGATCATCGAAGCGGCAGCCACCATGTCCGCCTTCAGCTCCAACACCGACATCGACGTCGTGGCCGCCGTCTGGCTCCCCTTTTACTTTCAAGGGAACCTGCTCTTGGAGCCGGGCGATCGTCTCCTGGGTGCATCCAAAGGGAACTCCGCCTTCCGGGATCGCATGCCCGTCAAGTTCGACCGCGTCGTGCTCAAGGATGGACGGACGTTGCCGATCGACGGCGTCGCCCTCCACACCGACGGCACCGAAGGGATCAAAGGATATCGGATCAGCGAGCTCGGGAAGCAGATGGTTGGTCCCCTGCTCGGCGCTCTCACCCAGGGAGTGCTCTACTCCCTCATGATGCAGGCATCGCTCTTCACGATGAATCCCTACCTGGGGAGCGGCTATTCCCCCTACGGGATGATGGGCGGGCTTCCCTACAGTGGCATGATGCCCAATAGCGGGATCAACGGAAACCAGATGATGCAGCAGGGGTTGATGATGGGAGGCATGATGGGCGGATCGCAAGCGGTCAACCAGATCATGCAGATCGTCAATCAGGATGTCGGCCAGTATAAGCCCTATACCTTTGTTCCCGCAGGAACCCGCTTCCGCGTCTACCTCAAGAACTACGTCGATGTTTCCCAGGCCGACTATGGGAAATGATCTTTTCCATTCCACCGCAAGGAGAAACATGCCAATCAGACCCCTACTGATCTCTGGAGGCGTCGGGCTCTGCTCCCTGACGCTGATCGGATGCGCCTCCCATGAGCGAACGGCCGCCGTTCCGGTCGACCCCGCGCTGATCCAAAACAGCTACGACTATACCAAGCCACGCGATGTGCACGACAAGACCAAGCCCGTCTACATGCTCCCCGTGATCAACACGGGTTGGGTGAAGGCCGAGGTCGATGCGAAGACCGGCCAGTGGCTCGGCGGGCACTATGTGGGAACGGTCGTCGACCAAGGGCACTGGGCGACGCTGGAAGAGGCGGAGCTCTCCGGAAGGCCCTACATGAGGGCTGACAACGGCCAGATGATCGTTCCCAATCCGACAGAGGCCAATCCCGGTACGGGAGATAATGGGATGGAGATCGATCTGACGACCATGCGCAACCGGCTCGATAAGCTGGAAAGCACGATGGCGGACGCCGTTCCGAGCAATCCCGTCAGGGAGTCGATTGCCGCCAATGCCGCACAGCGAAAAAAAGGCGGTTCGCCCGCGAAGAGCTTTCCCTCCATTCAGGTCGGGGAGCCAGAGATGGAGGGGGCAACCGGGAAGTCATCCGCTGGGCTAAGGCGCACCAAGCCTTCCGCAATCCTGGTGGGAGAAGAAGAGCCGAAGCAGGCGGCCTCCTCATCGGAAGGGCAGGGGAGCCGGGTCAGCACCGTCCTCGAAGTCCCCATCGGCAAAGCGGGTCAAGCCATGGCGGTCAAGGCGCCTCAGGGCGACTATGTCGTGCTTGAGTTTCTGCCCAACCGCGCTGTCAAGGCGGTCTATCGCGGCCAGACGATCCGCAGGCTTGCTCCCGAAGGCAAGGATGTGGTGCAGCTGACCCTTCCGCAATGAGGTTGCCGGGTCCGGGATCCGGCGGTCAGCCGGTTGCCGCAATGCGTTTTGCCGTCCTGCCGGACCGCAGACGCATCCGGCTTGCCTCGAGGTCGAGGACTGGCTGCACCTCTCGGGAGACGGCCTCCACATCGATCTCGAGCCGTGCGCAGAGCTCCCGGAGAAGATCCGGAACCTTGAGAAGGCGCTCCGCCTCCAGCTCGGCACTAAAGAGCAGATCCACGAGGAGAGCTCGTCGCTTGGAAGGATCGAGCGAGAGACCGAGCGCCACGGTCTCTTCGTGCGTCCCGAGCTTGGTCTGCTGCCGCTCAAAGACGGCAGCGACAACCAGCCGCGGTACGAGTCGGAGAATGCAGCCCAGAAAGAGATCATCGAAGCAGACGTCGGTTCGTAGCGCGGCCTTTTGACTCGCTTGCGAGACGAGAGAACGGCAGCTCAACCGGATGAATTCTGCTCGCTGCCTTTCGTTCTGCTTCCGTAGATTTTCTTCGGTGAGCGAGGCATAGGCCTTCCGAGCGAAAGTGTGACCTCGCCGTTTCAGCATCGAGAGCGCTTCTTCCTTCTTCACAAGCTCATGGATCGTCCCCACCGGGCTCCGGGCAAGAATGAGGCGCAATCTCGAGTCGGGGTCACGATGCTGCAACTCCTCCGCGAGGAGAGAGCTCCACCGGCGACCCGCCGGATCCCATGGGCACTTGGCTTCGAGATCGACATATCGCGACCCCTCGTTTAGTTGCGAGGTCCCCAAGATAAACTCGTCCACCGCCTCGGGATCGGGCAGGACCCCTTTGCCCTCTGC from Methylacidimicrobium sp. B4 includes these protein-coding regions:
- a CDS encoding GspE/PulE family protein; the encoded protein is MESFLIRSRLVLVDVLKAWHAERASFDLEEALVRHSRALPWERWAEACAGQPGWPPLYPADPGHPLPEVAFSAVGRRLQRELHGILLWEEPVWCIGILNPFRLEELESFAAGALPNKRRAFFLLAPGDYGALAVRIEQETAGFPDWQEEEREAWAKRLGLDPALYPSLGALLEEILFGREPHPVVPAGAAAQASPIPGCDHALLWRRSQTHAWVLTPEVFSSSLTDRLIETLRAKIHPVACGPRHFAQLQAKVEKGKESSGILSGDPLHVRSWPATEVLNLNRSGIVLFDAILSSALDMGASDISLEPKESHVRVRFRVDGDYYEQAPLTRSQYAAMLDRMKLYGNMAADAKGIFQDGSGTHLHRGIRYDQRYSIVVAKGMAEVTAVRLLSSRIPNLADLRLAPVELQTLLWFLKQGEGLFVSTGPTGSGKTTTLYAMLRAVSTARRKIMSIEDPVEKHFPDAVQIEVREKAGITFASALRGVVRQDPDVLMVGEVRDRESAQIAIDAALTGHQVFTSTHANDAVGVVERMVQSFGIDRLVIGYALRLSIAQRLVSKLCPFCKRTRPAEPEEIAPFPDVAIPEPVVAEAPGCPACRGTGMAGRMPVMELLPVDGEILAMFEAGAAPNEIRRHNEARGFKSLAGQAAELFMTGMIAKEEAMLLLSSRSFSNTR
- a CDS encoding TrbI/VirB10 family protein — encoded protein: MHRIRPLLSKARDWFRQHRELSLFGAIGLLVLLLLVGADYGVNALAHQLVEHARSVYRQRQVPTRLATIPQSRVLARKEQPPARKEPVLVVQKNPAGPAPSVVPLDVAKAHEKPPESPTAPIQINPPPKEKERNSLGPLEGAPPNRQAPVPTGLVNQHALVDGSGESTPVFTRVAKKRYLFRNLTDSAVETSAGGKGEEDERSKINLDTFAPRGEIIEAAATMSAFSSNTDIDVVAAVWLPFYFQGNLLLEPGDRLLGASKGNSAFRDRMPVKFDRVVLKDGRTLPIDGVALHTDGTEGIKGYRISELGKQMVGPLLGALTQGVLYSLMMQASLFTMNPYLGSGYSPYGMMGGLPYSGMMPNSGINGNQMMQQGLMMGGMMGGSQAVNQIMQIVNQDVGQYKPYTFVPAGTRFRVYLKNYVDVSQADYGK